The genomic window TAATGGGGGCACTGCAAATGCTGCCGATGGCTTTCGGCCTTACAAAATTCTTTCCACGTTCATTCAGGGCATCAACCCCGCCATGCCAGGAAGTAGTGTATAGAAATGATGATGTTGATCTTTCAAAGCTCCCTGTTCTCCACTGCTGGCCAAAGGATGCCGGCCCTTTTATTACTCTGCCGATGGTATTTACAAAGAGTTTTGAAACCGGAAAACGCAATGTTGGAATGTACAGAATGCAGATCTTTGATAAAAACTCAACAGGAATGCACTGGCACATTCATAAAGATGGCTCGCATTATTTTAATGAATATCGCAAGGCCGGTAAAAAAATGCCTGTCGCAGTCGCAATAGGAGCGGACCCTGCCATTATATATTCTGCAACCGCGCCAATGCCGAGAGGAATTGACGAAATGCTTCTCGCAGGTTTCATACGAAATAAGCCTGTGACCATGGCAAAGTGCTTAACCGTGGACATGGAAGTGCCGGCTGAAGCTGAATTTGTGCTCGAGGGGTATGTTGACCCGGATGAACTAAGGCTTGAAGGCCCGTTTGGGGATCATACAGGTTACTATTCTCTTGCCGACGATTATCCGGTATTCCATGTTACAGCCATAACCCACAGAAAAAATCCTGTTTACAATGCCACTCTTGTTGGACGACCGCCAATGGAAGACTGCTATATGGCAAAGGCAACAGAACGGATTTTCCTTCCATTGCTACAGACGGTAATGCCTGAAATATGCGACTACTGGTTCCCATGGGAGGGGGTATTTCATAACATAGTTGTGGTATCCATTGACAAGGAATATTCGGGACATGCGCAAAAAGTAATAAGCGGGTTATGGGGACAGGGCCAGATGAGCTTTTGCAAGGCAATAGCAATTGTTGATAAAAATATCAGCCCGCAGAATCCTGAAAGGATAATAAAAGAGATTTTGTCGAGACTCGATATAGCCTCTGATATCACCATTACCAGGGGGGTTTTAGACGTGCTTGATCACTCATCCCCTTTTGCCAATTATGGGAACAAGATAGGGATTGACCTTACAGCAAGATTCAAAGGGGAACCGCCGAGAAGCAACAGGCGTTTTTTATCAAAACCCCCTTCTGAAGCCGGCCTGTCGAATATAATCAAAAGCAGTGTGCCTGGATCTGCTGGATGCAGACACCTGTTTAAGAAGCTTCAGGAAGGCAAAGAGGTTTTAAACAGGATTCTAACTGTTTCAGTGGAAAAGACCGTTGATAGAGGTGGAAAGGATTTTGCCTCAATTTTATTAGGCCTGAATGCGCTTGATATGTTCAATGTTTTTATTCTGTTTGACAGGGAGATCGATCTTAATGACGGCTCCCTTATGTTGTGGAAGGTATTTAACAATGTCGATCCGGGTCGGGATATGATTTTTCAAAACAATCGTGTGGTAATTGATGCGTGTAAAAAAGGGATTATGGACGGCCATGAAAGGGAGTGGCCGGATGAACTTACTTTTGACTGAGAACTAAGCGCCCTATGGGCTGGCTTAAAAGATGAACGTCCAACATCGAACATCCAACGTCGAATGAAAAACCAATACCAAATGAGAAACAAAGGTTCAGGGGTTCAGCTCGAAACTTGAAACTTGCAAAAATCTACGACCTCTGACCTCTGTTTCTTTATCTTTCTCATTCAACATTCGATGTTGGACGTTCAAAGTTCGATGTTCATTTTTTTCGCCAGGGGATATCTCCTGCCATCACCAAAGGCCTTTGATGTAACCTTAAGAGCCGGCGCTGCCTGGCGTCTCTTGTATTCGTTTTGATCGACCCTGTGAACAACGTCCTCTACAAGGCTTCTTTCAAATCCCATGTCAACCAGTTCGTCTATTCCCTTGAGCTCCTTGATATATCCATTTAATACGCTGTCCAGTATTTCATATGGCGGCAGATCATCCTGATCTGTTTGATCGGGTTTAAGTTCAGCCGAAGGAGTTCTTTCAATTATACTTTGCGGGATATACTCCTTTTCAGAGTTTATAAAACAGGCAATATCATAAACAATTGTTTTGGGAACATCTCCAATCACTGCCAGCCCTCCGTTCATATCACCATAAAGCGTGCAATAACCGACGCTGAGCTCGGATTTGTTCCCTGTGGAAAGAAGAAGGCTGCCATGCATGTTGGAAAAAGCCATGAGAATGGTTCCCCTGATTCTTGCCTGTATATTCTGCTGCGCAACAGTCGGCCTGCTTTCCTTAAAAGAGGGTGAAACAAGCATCGCAAATTCTCTGAATATATTTTCAATCGAAATCTCTTTCAGCTCAATTTCAAGATTTTTCGCAAGTTTTTCAGAATCATTTATGTTTTCCCGGGAAGTATATATTGACGGCATAGATACAGCCAGCACATTATCAGGCCCCATAGCCTTTGTCGCAATGTATGCGGTCAGTGCTGAATCAATGCCCCCGCTGAGCCCTAAAACAACCTTTGAAAAGCCGCACTTTGTTGCATAGTCTCGCGTCCCCATGATAAGGGCCTTTAAAATGCTTTCAGTGTCTGAGCCGGATATGCTGTGGATGTTTTCCTTAAAGGCTTTTGCAGGTTCAGTATCAAAGACAATAATGTCCTCCTCAAAATCACAGGCTCTGGCCTTTATATTTCCGTATTGATCAAAAGCAGCGCTCAAACCATTAAAAAGGATACCGTCGTTTCCGCCCACCTGGTTCGCATATATTAAAGGAACACCATATTTTCCGGCTATAGAGCTCAGCGTATCTATCGTTAACTCATTTTTCCCAACATAAAAAGGGGATGCGGATATATTTATGATAAGGTCGGCCCCATCCTTTATCAGCAATGATACAGGGTCTGAATGATAGATTCTTTTCTTTATTATATCCCTGTCATTCCAGATATCCTCACAGATAGTAAGCCCTATTCTGCGGCCTTTGTATAAATAGGATTCGCATGATAAGCCTGGTTCAAAATATCTGCCGTCATCAAACACGTCATAATTTGGAAGAAGCCTTTTTTTAACCTGATGCAGCAAAACGCTGTTTTCAAACAGAGCTGCCGAGTTGTAAAGGGCCTTTCCCTCCTTATCAGGATTTTTATCAACAAATCCGCATATTACTCCGATCCCATGTATGGACTTTATAAGTTTGTCTAAACATTTAAGATTTGCTTCAACAAAATCCTTTTTTTCAAGAAGATCGCGCGGCGGATATCCTGTGATAACAAGTTCAGGAAAAACAATCAGATCGCACGAAAGCTGTTTTGCCCTGTCTGCGAAATTCATAATTTTGTTAAAATTATGATTAAAGTCGCCGATTATCGGATTTATTTGAGCTATAGCTATTTTCATGACACTAGTTTAATAATATAGGAATTTCCATTTTTTGCCTAATGAATTCGGTATCATAGAATAGATAGATTGTTGAGCGAAAAGTGCCTATAATGCCTAAAGTTAAGGAATTCTGCCATTTTATATAGGTTTCTAAACCATCAATACACAATTGGAGCAGACTCTAAGTGGTTTTGGGTTATCAATTAGCACGCCGAAGGCGTACCATAACTTTAGGCGCTTTAATATACTTTAGCTCACTTTAGGCACTTATGTCCACACCGAAGGTGCGCTAAGTTCGAATTCTTCGTGAACTTCGTGGTAAAACTTTGACTATTTATGACAAAACTCAAAGGTCTCACTTACTGTTTACTTATGTCGAGTTCGATTTCGACCCTGCGATCCGGTATCCCGCTTTTCTCAATGCCGCCTGCTTCAATCTCCGTCGCAGGTCCCATTCCAAGCGTTTTGATTTTATATGTGCTAATCCCTCCGGCCACAAGATAATTTTTTACAACGGCTGGGCGTCGCCTACACTCTTGACAAAAATCTTAACCTGGCAAGCTGTGATTATCAGGCGGACTGAAGGGACACACTGAATTAGGCTGTGGATTTATGATGCCACTTGAAGGGGTAATTGGAAATTGCCTGCAATAATCCCTGGCACTGTAATGTCTTCATCAAGTGATTCCCAGCGCGATGCAAATCCATTCAACCTTATTTTGACTTCTTTGAGCTGACCATCTGTAGCTTTTGATAGAAGTTTAAAGCGATCTGCCGGAAATCCAATAATGCGACTATCTGTTAATTCGATGTAAATCGTTCTGCCTTCCTTCCAGGCCTTAATTGCGGTAGGTTCTACAATTTCCATTTTATTTATCTCGGGATTCATTATATTTCCCCATTAAAAGAAGTTGATTTTCAAATACGATCTTTTATGTTTTTCTGATGGTCAATGGTGGCACACCTTTATTTCTTGCCAATCTAATTGGTTGAAGCCAAAACTTACACTCACCATCAGGAGTTTCGACATGAATATGTGGTGATTCGTTTCCTTCATCTGAATAGAAATGGAACCTGAAGGAACCTATTTTCATGACCGTCGGCATAAAAAAATAATATCATAGCACATTTTTCATTACAAGTGATTTTCTTTCAACGAAATGGCGGGAAAGTGCGTCCACAAGTAAGTAAATAACTTGGCATTTATGGTTTTTAAAGGTTTTATCGACGCGAAGTTTTTCTCTGAAAAAAGAACTAATGGCCAAGTCTTCATGCTTGATAGAATACCTGATATAGAATCTCTTGAAGAATAAGATTTAACCGCAGACACAGATAGACTTTTACGTCATATGGAATAACCACACAAACAGAAAATGAAAGATGAATAATATTTGACCGGATAATGGATGAATGATAGAGTAAACACAAAAAATTAGATAGTGGGTGTATCATGGACAAAATTGTGGCACATTGGGTCGAACGGGCATCTCAGGAACGTCCATAAATAATTTAACCTCCCCGCTGCAAGCAGCGAGACCTTTGCAAAACTCTCATTTGGGGTCGATTCTGGTCGCTGCGATGAGCAAATCAAAGCGGCGATCTCATGGCTTATCAATGCGTTATGAGATTGCTTCGCTTGCCCCCTTTGCTACGTTCGGGGCTTTGGCTCATTGCAATGACAATACTAGGGTTCTGCAAAGGTCTCGATGTTTCCATGAAGACTTTCAAAGCATAAAATTCGCCGGGTGTTTTGAGGATATTAATAAGGAGTAAGATAAAATGTGCGGAATTTTTGGATATAATGGCATAGAACAGGACGGGGTGAAAAAAATATTGGAAGGTATCCACAGGCTTGAACATCGCGGATATGATTCTATGGGCATAGCATTTTTAACCGGTGATAAGGTTGAGTGTTTTAAAGTAGCTGAAGATGAAAAGGCTGGTTTTGATATAAAAGATCTGGCTAAAAAAATCCCCGACAAAAAAGTGATTTGCAACATTGGAATTGGCCACACCAGATGGGCGACTTATGGCGGAAAGACTGTAAAAAATGCTCATCCGCATTTTAGTAATGGTTTGTTTATTGTTCATAATGGTAATGTTGAAAATTTTGAGACATTAAAAAAAGAAATAGACACCCACACGCTTTATTCAGAAACTGATTCTGAAGTTATTGTTAAGCTGATCGATAAGATATATCAGGAAACCGGCGACTTAGTGAAGTCGATCGAGAAGGTTATGAGGATGCTTGTTGGGGCTAATGCAATACTTCTTATGAGTAAAAATCATCCGGATCAATTGTTTGCGGCTAATAAAGGGGGAACAATACTTTTGGGGAAATCTGATTCCGGAGTTATTATTGCTTCCGATCCAGCAGCGTTTGAAGGCAACCATATTATTAAGAAAAGAAACCTTGGGACAAATGAAGTAGCAGTTATACATTCAGATTCCTGGGATATCATCGCCAAAGAAGTTGTTGCTATTGAGAAGGATTATTTTCAGGACATTGGTAAAAATGGCTGTGATTTTTATATGGAAAAAGAAATATTTGAGCAAGGCGCAGTATTGCAGGGAACAATGAGCGGACGTTTGATTCCTGACAAAGGCAATACTCGCCTTGGGGGCATAAATGAAATAGCAAGGGAACTAAGAAATGTGGAAACATTTCATTTTGTTGGGTGTGGCACAGCCTATAATGCCTGCTCATACGCCGCGTTGCTTTTTAATCGTTTTGGCATAGCATCCCGCGCCTGGATCGCTTCTGAATTTTGTTATTCTCATCCGGTATTTGGCCCGAATGATGCTTTTTTCTTTATTTCTCAATCCGGAGAAACAGCAGATACCATTGAAGTGCTTGAGGAAATACAAATAAAGGGAAATATCTGCCTTGGTATAGTAAACGTTCCGGACAGCAAAATTGCTCGCTTAACTGAGGCTGGCGTTTATATCAGGGCAGGCAAAGAAAAAGGCGTTGCTTCAACAAAAGCATTTACAGCTCAGTTGGTTACCATAGTGCTGCTGGCAATATATTTGGCCCGGCAAAGAAAGATGACGATAGATACGGGCATGGGAATTATTGAAGAACTTATGCTTATCCCGGAAAAAATCGAAAAAGTTCTTAAACAGAAAAATAAAATAAAGCGGTTGGCGAAGAAATATAAAGAGTTTAAAAATTATTATTTTTTAGGTCGATATTTTAATTCAGTTGTAGCTCAGGAAGGAAGCCTTAAGCTTAAAGAAATTTCTTATATGCATGCTGAAAGCTATCCCCTGGGAGAGATGAAACATGGCCCCCTGGCTTTAATTGACCCTTCCTTTTGCAGTGTTGTCATCATTCCCAATGATTCCGTACATTCAAAAGGGGTGGTTAATGTTCGAGAAATAAAGGGAAGGAACGGTGTTGTTATAGCAGTTGTTACGGAAGGCAATAGTTTTGAATTAGCAGATGATATTATTGAGATTCCTGAGATTAGACCAAGGTATGAATATTTATATCCAATAATAGCCGCAATTCCTTTGCAGCTATTTTCTTATTACATGGCATTAGAGTTAAATTGCAATCCTGATAAACCAAGAAATTTAGCAAAAACTGTGACAGTTGGATAAAAAATATGCCGAAATTGACCTAAACTAAAAAGGATGTTTTGTAAAGGTCTCCCCTGCCCTTGGCCTGAGGGGCAAGGGGCTCTATAATAGACTAAAACAATATCGTGTTGCGGACAGAAACTTCTTTACCAGACGGATAATATCTTCCAACTGCTCGGGCTTTTTCCATGCAACCCTTGAATCAGCCTTAAACCAGGTCATTTGACGTTTTGCATATCTTCTTGTGTCCCGCTTAAGGGTCGACAATGCCTCATCCCATGAAAGACGACCCTTTATATAATCGGTAATATGGCGATAGCCGATCGACTGCATAGACTTGAGGTTTTCCGAATAGCCCTTGTCAAGAAGCCACTTAACCTCATCTACAAGTCCTGCGTCAATCATTGCGTCAACTCTGGAGTTAATGCGATCATACAGGATTTCTCTGCTCATATTCAAACCAATGGTCAAAACTTTAAATGGCTCATCCGCAAACCTGTGCTCTTCATGGCATTCTGATATGCTCTTTCCGGTTATCTCATATACCTCCAGAGCCCTTATTATCCTGTATGCATCATTAGGGTGTATATTTTCGGCCGCTGTTGGATCGCATTTGCTCAGCCGCTTGTGAAGAAAAGCTGCGCCATGGACCGCCGCCTCCCCTTTCATGCGCTCACGGACATTTACATCCCCGCCTTTTACTGGACCTGTAAACAGGCCATGTAATAGCGCCTTGACATAAAATCCAGTACCTCCCGCAACAAATGAAACAATATCCTGCCTGTCAAGTTTAATGATAGTTTCACGCGCCATCTTTGCATACATGGCTGCATCAAAGGGTTCGTCAGGATCAATAATATCGATCATATGGTGTTTAACACGGGCCTGTTCATCAGGGGTCGGCTTTGCCGTGCCTATATCCATATATCTGTATATCTGCATTGAGTCCGCGTTTATAATCTCGCCATTAAATTTTCCGGCGATTTCAAGGGCCGCAGATGTCTTGCCGACCCCGGTGGGACCGCAAATTACAATCACCTTTGGTTTTGGTTTGTTAGTGTTCACAGTAAACCTTTTTGGGAACCGTTTTCATCACAGCAACTTTAGAATTATTTACATAGCGCGTAACAATAAAATGATCAATTTTTAAAAATATATCTCTCTTACAATAAGGCTCAAGCTTTTATTAAAACATTTTATCTTGACAAAACTTTATGTTATGTACTCTATAAAAGTAACAGTTTACGGTTCACGGTTGAGATCTTTGAATTTTACCAGGAATAGTCTTGTCGTTCCCGTGGAAACGGGAATCCAGCCCCCGATTAGGTCAAGGACAAGCATTTTTAAGTCGTTATGGATTCCGGCCGGAATGACAAAAACGAACCAACTGTTAACTGTGAACAGTTACCTATAAAAATTTGTCGCAAGCGCAAGACAAAGGTCTTGCCTTTTTTTATGCGACCAACAGGAGCCATTTTGTATGGTATTTAATGTTTTACTTTATACATCCCTGTTTGTCTTCATCTTCGGCCTTATCTACAGGATTAGCACCTGGTTCTCCTGGAAAATCGGCATTTCATCCGGAGATATCGGCAAGTCCGAAAGACTGGCTGCGGCTTTTAAAGGTATGCTGGGAGTTATTTTCAGCGCAAAAATCCTTATCCTTATTAAGGTATTTATCCTTGATGTGGTGTTTCAAAAAAGGATTCTCAAAGAGGATTTTCTCCGCTGGGCCATGCATATGCTCATATACACAGGTTTTATGTTATTACTGCTCATGCATGCGCTTGACGAGCATATAACCGCCTCTCTGTTCAGTGAATATTACTCCACATTAAATCCATTTCTTTTTCTGCGAAATTTTTTTGGCATCATGGTAATTGCAGGGCTTGCGATCGCCATATACCGGCGCTTTATCCTGAAGGTACCTCGCCTGAAGACAAACAGCATGGATTATTATGCCATAATTATTCTTGTCGTTATTATGATTTCCGGTTTTTTTCTTGAAGCAACAAAAATCACATCTATCTCTGATTTTGAAAGAATGGTAAATGAGTTCTCAGATGTGGATGAAGAAAAGGATCTCATAGCGCTTGAAAGTCTGTGGGTCCATGAATTTGGAACTGTTTCTCCGGATCTTAAGGAGCCCTTTGAGCAAAAGCTGCTTGAACATGGCCGTGAAATCCACGAAACAAATTGCGCTTCCTGTCATTCTTCTCCAAAATGGGCAGCTGCAGGATATGCTCTGGCCAATATTCTAAATCCAATAGCCTTAAGCCTGGACAGGGCAAAAGGCCCCAACATTCTATGGTATATTCATATACTGGTCTGCTTTTTCGGGCTGGCATATCTTCCGTTCAGCAAAATGTTTCACATAATCGCCGGCCCCATAAGTTTACTTACCAATGCTGTTATGGAAAAGGAAAGCTCACATCCTGCAAATATTGCGACAAGACAGGTGATGGAGCTGGATGCATGTACCCATTGCGGAACCTGCAGCCTTGGATGTTCCGCTGCAACGGCATTTGACGCTTTGGGCAATGAAAATATTCTGCCGTCGGAAAAGATGGTTTCTCTAAAGAGTTTAATTGCCGGGCAAAAACTAAGTTCTGAAAAGATGAAAGCCGTCCAGGAGGGGATTTGCCTTTGCACGAATTGCGATCGATGCACCGTGGTTTGTCCTGTAGGAATCAATCTTAAGGAATTATGGCTTAACGTGCGAGAGGATTTAATCCAAAAAGGATATCCTGAACCGCTGCTCCTTTCCCCCTTTTCTTTTGCCAGAGGCTTAAACCGTTATGATATACCGGCTGACAAGTATTATAAACCTGTTGAGGCCGCAAAACAGGCAGTGGCAGGAAAATTTGATTCGCTGATTAAGCAAAGCCCTCTGGTTCTCAATGGTGGGGGTATCAAGGAATTTAATCAACTATCCAAAGACAATACATTTGCATATTGCTTTAGCTGCCGGAACTGCACCAGCATATGTCCCGTGGTATGCAGTTTTGATAAACCTGAAGAGGCGCTGGGACTGCTGCCGCATCAAATTATGCGCTGTCTCGGCCTTGGCCTTGTTGAAATGGCATCAGGCGCAAGCATGATATGGAACTGTTCGACCTGTTATCAATGCCAGGAACACTGTCCACAGAACGTAAATGTCACGGATCTTTTTTTTCAATTGAAAAATATAGCTGTCAAAAATGTAAAAAAAGCATCAAACGAAAAAGAATTATCACAACGACATGAAACTTAAGTTAATAAGCTTTAGCTTTTTAAACTTTATCTGTTTCGTGCTTTCGTGTTTTCGTGATTAAATAAAGGTTGAAACAAGATGATCAAATATGCATTATTTTTGGGATGCAATATACCGGCAAGGGTAAGCTGGTATGAAGATTCTTCCAGAGCGGTTTTAAAGAACCTGGGCGTGGAGCTGATTGACATCCGAGGCTTTAACTGCTGCGGCTATCCCCTGAAAAATATCGACCAAAGAGCATATATTCTGTCTTCAGCAAAAAACCTGGCATTGGCTGAAAAGCAAGGCCTGAACATACTGACTCTGTGCAAATGCTGTTTCGGAAGCCTGAAAAAGGTTGAATATCTTCTCAAAGAGGATTCAAATCTGCGGCAGGATATAAACCGCTTGCTCGCTGATAGTGGCTTGAAATATGAGGGCAACATCGCTGTAAAACATTTTCTTTCGGTCCTTTATCATGATGTGGGTATTGATGCCATAAAAAGCAGGTTGTCCGGTTCATATAAAGATCTCAGAATCGCCGCCCATTATGGATGCCATGCCCTGCGTCCCAGCAGAATCACCCGGTTTGACGATCCAGTTGCGCCAACTATATTTGATGAGCTGGTGGAGATAACCGGCGCCATATCTGTTGACTGGCCCCAAAAACTGGAATGCTGCGGAGCCCCTTTAACAGGCATAAATGATGATATCTCGATTAATTTGACAAAAAAGAAGGTGTTGGATGCTAAAAAATCAGGCGCCGACTACCTGTGCACTGCCTGTCCGTTCTGCCATCTGCAATTCGATACTATTCAAAAGAAGGTGGCTTCTAACAACGGAAACAGCGAATATCTTGCCCCTGTTCTTTATTCCCAGCTTCTTGGGCTGTGCATGGGCATTGATCAGGAGACTCTTGGAATCAATAAAAACAAACTTGATATCAACGAAATTAAATCTTTTATAGATTCAGCCACAGACCCACATAGACCCACATAAACAAGATAAAGAAAGTAAAGTGTTTGTCCTTGTGTGTCTGTGGCTGAGAATTAATAATAACTTTAGGAACATAAAGATGTCGGAAAATAAAACAGGCTCGGTTATGGTGATAGGCGCGGGAATCGCCGGAATGCAGGCAGCATTGGATCTGGCTGATTCCGGTTATTATGTCTATCTTGTGGAAAGGTCAAGCTCGATCGGCGGCATGATGTCGCAGCTTGATAAGACCTTTCCCACCAATGACTGCGCAATGTGAGTTATCTCACCTAAACTGGTCGAGGTCGGCCGGCACATCAACATTGAGCTGCTTACCCTTTCCGAGGTAAACTCGGTTTCCGGCAAGCAGGGGAATTTTGAGGTAAACATAACGCAGCACCCGCGTTATGTTGATCCTGACAGGTGTATTGCGTGCGGCCTTTGTGCAGAAAAATGCCCTAAAAAAGTACCTGCTGAGCATGATGAAGGATTGGGCATGCGCAAAGCCATCTATGTGAAGTATCCACAGGCTGTTCCTTTAAAATACGCCATTGACGCAAAAAATTGCATCTACTTTAAAAAGGGGAAATGCAGAATATGCGAAAAATTCTGCCCTAACAATGCTATAAATTTTAAGGATCAAAAAAGGGAGGTTACCCTGAAAACAGGGGCAATTATCCTTGCCCTGGGCAGCAAGATCTTTGATCCGGGAACCCATGATACATACGGCTATAAAAAATCACCCAATATTGTAACAAGCCTGGAATTTGAAAGGATTTTATCATCATCCGGGCCTTATGGCGGACATCTCGTTTCCTCCCCGGACAATAATGAACCTGAAAAGATTGCCTGGCTTCAATGCGTAGGATCCAGGGATGAACGCCCGGGCTCTAAAGGATACTGCTCTGCTGTCTGCTGCACCTATGCTGTTAAACAGGCCATGCTGGCCAAGGAACAT from Anaerolineae bacterium includes these protein-coding regions:
- a CDS encoding menaquinone biosynthesis decarboxylase; protein product: MYKNLKDFLDTLDKAGELKHIHDKVSPHLEISKLTDRESKSPEGGKALFFENIDGSSFPVATNIFGSSRRICMALGVDHLDRLGERIKKYIDLNPPKSLMGALQMLPMAFGLTKFFPRSFRASTPPCQEVVYRNDDVDLSKLPVLHCWPKDAGPFITLPMVFTKSFETGKRNVGMYRMQIFDKNSTGMHWHIHKDGSHYFNEYRKAGKKMPVAVAIGADPAIIYSATAPMPRGIDEMLLAGFIRNKPVTMAKCLTVDMEVPAEAEFVLEGYVDPDELRLEGPFGDHTGYYSLADDYPVFHVTAITHRKNPVYNATLVGRPPMEDCYMAKATERIFLPLLQTVMPEICDYWFPWEGVFHNIVVVSIDKEYSGHAQKVISGLWGQGQMSFCKAIAIVDKNISPQNPERIIKEILSRLDIASDITITRGVLDVLDHSSPFANYGNKIGIDLTARFKGEPPRSNRRFLSKPPSEAGLSNIIKSSVPGSAGCRHLFKKLQEGKEVLNRILTVSVEKTVDRGGKDFASILLGLNALDMFNVFILFDREIDLNDGSLMLWKVFNNVDPGRDMIFQNNRVVIDACKKGIMDGHEREWPDELTFD
- a CDS encoding NAD+ synthase, translating into MKIAIAQINPIIGDFNHNFNKIMNFADRAKQLSCDLIVFPELVITGYPPRDLLEKKDFVEANLKCLDKLIKSIHGIGVICGFVDKNPDKEGKALYNSAALFENSVLLHQVKKRLLPNYDVFDDGRYFEPGLSCESYLYKGRRIGLTICEDIWNDRDIIKKRIYHSDPVSLLIKDGADLIINISASPFYVGKNELTIDTLSSIAGKYGVPLIYANQVGGNDGILFNGLSAAFDQYGNIKARACDFEEDIIVFDTEPAKAFKENIHSISGSDTESILKALIMGTRDYATKCGFSKVVLGLSGGIDSALTAYIATKAMGPDNVLAVSMPSIYTSRENINDSEKLAKNLEIELKEISIENIFREFAMLVSPSFKESRPTVAQQNIQARIRGTILMAFSNMHGSLLLSTGNKSELSVGYCTLYGDMNGGLAVIGDVPKTIVYDIACFINSEKEYIPQSIIERTPSAELKPDQTDQDDLPPYEILDSVLNGYIKELKGIDELVDMGFERSLVEDVVHRVDQNEYKRRQAAPALKVTSKAFGDGRRYPLAKKMNIEL
- a CDS encoding DUF2442 domain-containing protein, whose amino-acid sequence is MNPEINKMEIVEPTAIKAWKEGRTIYIELTDSRIIGFPADRFKLLSKATDGQLKEVKIRLNGFASRWESLDEDITVPGIIAGNFQLPLQVAS
- a CDS encoding DUF4160 domain-containing protein; translated protein: MPTVMKIGSFRFHFYSDEGNESPHIHVETPDGECKFWLQPIRLARNKGVPPLTIRKT
- the glmS gene encoding glutamine--fructose-6-phosphate transaminase (isomerizing) produces the protein MCGIFGYNGIEQDGVKKILEGIHRLEHRGYDSMGIAFLTGDKVECFKVAEDEKAGFDIKDLAKKIPDKKVICNIGIGHTRWATYGGKTVKNAHPHFSNGLFIVHNGNVENFETLKKEIDTHTLYSETDSEVIVKLIDKIYQETGDLVKSIEKVMRMLVGANAILLMSKNHPDQLFAANKGGTILLGKSDSGVIIASDPAAFEGNHIIKKRNLGTNEVAVIHSDSWDIIAKEVVAIEKDYFQDIGKNGCDFYMEKEIFEQGAVLQGTMSGRLIPDKGNTRLGGINEIARELRNVETFHFVGCGTAYNACSYAALLFNRFGIASRAWIASEFCYSHPVFGPNDAFFFISQSGETADTIEVLEEIQIKGNICLGIVNVPDSKIARLTEAGVYIRAGKEKGVASTKAFTAQLVTIVLLAIYLARQRKMTIDTGMGIIEELMLIPEKIEKVLKQKNKIKRLAKKYKEFKNYYFLGRYFNSVVAQEGSLKLKEISYMHAESYPLGEMKHGPLALIDPSFCSVVIIPNDSVHSKGVVNVREIKGRNGVVIAVVTEGNSFELADDIIEIPEIRPRYEYLYPIIAAIPLQLFSYYMALELNCNPDKPRNLAKTVTVG
- the miaA gene encoding tRNA (adenosine(37)-N6)-dimethylallyltransferase MiaA, which produces MNTNKPKPKVIVICGPTGVGKTSAALEIAGKFNGEIINADSMQIYRYMDIGTAKPTPDEQARVKHHMIDIIDPDEPFDAAMYAKMARETIIKLDRQDIVSFVAGGTGFYVKALLHGLFTGPVKGGDVNVRERMKGEAAVHGAAFLHKRLSKCDPTAAENIHPNDAYRIIRALEVYEITGKSISECHEEHRFADEPFKVLTIGLNMSREILYDRINSRVDAMIDAGLVDEVKWLLDKGYSENLKSMQSIGYRHITDYIKGRLSWDEALSTLKRDTRRYAKRQMTWFKADSRVAWKKPEQLEDIIRLVKKFLSATRYCFSLL
- a CDS encoding 4Fe-4S dicluster domain-containing protein produces the protein MVFNVLLYTSLFVFIFGLIYRISTWFSWKIGISSGDIGKSERLAAAFKGMLGVIFSAKILILIKVFILDVVFQKRILKEDFLRWAMHMLIYTGFMLLLLMHALDEHITASLFSEYYSTLNPFLFLRNFFGIMVIAGLAIAIYRRFILKVPRLKTNSMDYYAIIILVVIMISGFFLEATKITSISDFERMVNEFSDVDEEKDLIALESLWVHEFGTVSPDLKEPFEQKLLEHGREIHETNCASCHSSPKWAAAGYALANILNPIALSLDRAKGPNILWYIHILVCFFGLAYLPFSKMFHIIAGPISLLTNAVMEKESSHPANIATRQVMELDACTHCGTCSLGCSAATAFDALGNENILPSEKMVSLKSLIAGQKLSSEKMKAVQEGICLCTNCDRCTVVCPVGINLKELWLNVREDLIQKGYPEPLLLSPFSFARGLNRYDIPADKYYKPVEAAKQAVAGKFDSLIKQSPLVLNGGGIKEFNQLSKDNTFAYCFSCRNCTSICPVVCSFDKPEEALGLLPHQIMRCLGLGLVEMASGASMIWNCSTCYQCQEHCPQNVNVTDLFFQLKNIAVKNVKKASNEKELSQRHET
- a CDS encoding CoB--CoM heterodisulfide reductase iron-sulfur subunit B family protein; amino-acid sequence: MIKYALFLGCNIPARVSWYEDSSRAVLKNLGVELIDIRGFNCCGYPLKNIDQRAYILSSAKNLALAEKQGLNILTLCKCCFGSLKKVEYLLKEDSNLRQDINRLLADSGLKYEGNIAVKHFLSVLYHDVGIDAIKSRLSGSYKDLRIAAHYGCHALRPSRITRFDDPVAPTIFDELVEITGAISVDWPQKLECCGAPLTGINDDISINLTKKKVLDAKKSGADYLCTACPFCHLQFDTIQKKVASNNGNSEYLAPVLYSQLLGLCMGIDQETLGINKNKLDINEIKSFIDSATDPHRPT